The DNA window ACCGGCCTGCCGGGATGGCCCCGCCTGTCCGAACCGGTGGGCTGACCGCCCGATCAGCCGGGCGGACCGCCGGCCGATGTTCCGCCCGAGGTTCAACCGATCCGCCCGGTTGAACCCGCCAATCGGCGAGCCGGCTTCTCGATCGGCGGCACTCGGCCGCCACCCGGGGGTCGCGACGCCGATAGCCGACTCACCCCTTGCCGCCCCGACCTGCGGTTTCGACAGTGAACGCAGGAACCCGGCCGCGTACCGCGGAAGGCGCGAGGACGCCGCACGCCGGCGCGCGGAAGCCGCCGCGGAGGGCCGGCCCGAGCAGAGACCGGAGGCGACGGTGATGGACATCGCCAGTTGACAGTGACTACCAGGTGACCGTCTTCGAGGAAGACGACGACCCGGAGGCCCTCATTGGGGAGGCGGTCGAGTACGACCTCTCCACGGACGAGGAGCACTGACGTGAGGGTGCATCTGGCACCCACCCTGAGAGTTCTCCGCGAGCGGAGATCAACATGCGGTCGTCCCATCCGGTCCGCTGGTACGGGCGGATGCGCGGCCTCACCGACGACGGCGTCGTCGGCCGCCTCACCTGGACCCAGATGGGTGTCCGGGTCACCTACTGACGTCGGGAGAGTTCTCATGCGGGTGTCCTTCCGTCCGGCTCGGGACGGCTACGCCTTCACCAACGGCTTCACCAACCACATCAAGATCGCCGGCCTGCCGATCACCGACACCAAGGGCCGGTGCGGCGGAATGGCGTTCGCCGCCATGGACCACTGGCACCAGCGCCTGCCGGTGCCGCCCGCCGGCGGTTCCTGCGGCGGCGGCAGGGCTGTGGCGTCGACTGGCAGGCGGGGCCATGGCGACTACGTGACCCAGCGCCGACGGTGTCCGGCGGATCCCTGAGCGGGAAGCGCCACACGGGCGAGCTCGAATCCACGCTCCTCAGGCAGCGGACTGCCTGCACCGGCGGCCTGGCGTGGCCGTGCCGGGCCTACCGTCCTCCGACCGGCCGGCCGGACCCGTCGATGCGTGCCGGGAGACTGCAGGGCTCGAAGAGGCTCGGGTCGTGGAAGGACACGATCCGGGAGACGCCTGTTCGGGTGAGGGTGAGCACCTGCAGGCCGTGCGGATGGTAGAGCCCGTCGGCGCCGCGGGTGTAGGTGGCGAGCGCCGGCTGGCCGTTGGCCGTCGCCGGAATCGTGCGGACCGCCCCGGCGCGGTCGAACACGGTGGTGGTGAGGAAGCGAATGACCGCGTCGCGTCCGGCGAACCATGTCAGGTGTGGCGGCATCTCCATCGTGACGTCCTCGCGCAGCACCCGTAGCAGTGCCGCGGTGTCCGCGTTCTGGAAGGCCTGTGCGTACCGGTCGAGCAGCATCCGGTCGGCCGGATCGGCCGGTTCGGTGAACATGTCCTCGGTGAGGCCGGTGCGAGCGAGGTGCGCGCGGGCCCGGGCGAGCGCGCTGTTGACCGCGTCGGTAGTGGTGTCGAGCAGGTCGGCGACCTCGGAGGCGTGCCAGGCGAGCACGTCGCGCAGGATCAGCACGGCCCGCTGTCTGGCCGGAAGGTATTGCAGAGCTGCCACCAGGGCGAGTCGGACGCTGCTACGTGTGGTGACGATCGTGGCAGGGTCCACGGCCGGCAGTGCGGCGTCGGGCAGCGGGTGGACCCAAGCGACGTCCGGACCGGCGACCGTCAGCGGCTGGTCCGGGTCACCGGAGGGCCCTAGCCCGGAGGGCAGGACCCGTCGACTGCGGTGGTTCAGGGTGGTGAGGCAGGCGCTGGTGGCGATGCGATACAGCCAGACCCGCAGCGACGATCGGCCCTCGAAACCGGCAAAGCCGCGCCAGGCCCGCAGGTAGGTTTCCTGGACGATGTCCTGGGCGTCGTGCAGCGAGCCCAGCATGCGGTAGCAGTGCGCCAGAAGTTCGCGGCGGAACGGCTCGGTGAGCCGGGAGAACTCCTCGTCGTCCGTCCCCGCGTAAGGCTCCCGGACCAGATCCTGCGCTGCTTGCGCCATGTCGTCGCTCCACCCGTCTGCGGCCTGACCTGTCTTGATGCAGACCTGCGGTCCGCCTGAAAGTGATCGGCCCGGAGCTTCGGTGTGGCCAAGCCCACGTCGCTGTAGGTGGCCGACCAGTGCGATCCATCCGCTGAGTCTTCATTCGTGACCGGCGAGCTGCCAGGTCCGCCGGGCGCTCGTACGGCCGCTACTCGTGCCCGATCCGCTTCATCTCAGGCTTCAAAAGGCCGCAGAGGTCGTCGCCGCTGGCGTCGCGCCCTCCAAGTGGCGGTGGCCCCCGACCGCGACACGGGTTCCCTGGCCCCAGGTCAGTCGACACATCGATGAGAGGACGACCAATGACTTCCACGAGGACCCAGGACACCGACGAGCATGCGGTACGAGCCCTGATCGACGCCGTCTCGGCCGCGTGGGCGGACAACGACGTGGCCGCGTTCGTCGCCCACTACGCCGACGACGCGACCGCGGTCCTGCCTGGGCTCGCACTGCTGAGCAAGGCAGTGATCCGCACCGCGATGGCGGCGGCGTTCGCCGACCAACTCAAGGGCACTCGGCGCATCCATCGCGTGCAGGACGTGCGGTTCCTCGACAACGCCACCGCGATCGTGATCAGCCGCAGCGTCACCGTCCACGCCAGCGAGAACGAGCCGCCCGCCGATCGATGGTCGATCGCGACGTGGGTCCTGTCCGACCGCTCCGGGCGTTGGCTCATCGAGGCCTACCACGACTGCCCCGCCGCCTGACCGCAAACACCAGACAACGGACGAGGAGGAGCACGATGACACAGCTGTCCGGACGGGTCGCACTGGTGACCGGCGGGAGCCGCGGGATCGGCGCGGCCATCGCCCAGCGACTCGCGCACGACGGCGCGACGGTGGCGCTCACCTACACCAGTGCCGCCATGAAGGCCCAGGCCGTCGCTGACAAGATCGAGGCCGAAGGCGGGCGCGCACTGGTCATCCGCGCCGACAACGGCGACCCGGACGAGGCCGTCGGTGCCGTCGAGCAGACCGTGCGAGTGCTCGGCGGCATCGACATCCTGGTCAACAACGCCGGCGTCTTCACCGGCGGCCCACTGGACCAGATCACGCTGACCGAGCTCGACCGGATCCTCGCCGTCGACGTGCGCGCGGTCTTCCTCGCGTCACAGGCCGCCGCGCGGCACATGACCGAAGGCGGTCGGATCATCACCATCGGCAGCGCTCTGACCGAGCGGGTCCCGGCGGATGGCATGACCGTGTATGCGATGTGCAAGGCCGCGCTAACCGGTCTGACCCGGGGCCTGGCGCGTGACCTGGGCCCGCGCGGGATCACCGCCACCGTGGTGCACGGCGGCCTGATCGACACCGACATGAACCCGGCCGACGGCCCCGCGGCGGGCCTGCTCACCGGTGTCACCGCGCTAGGCCGCTACGGCACCGCCGCGGACATCGCCGCGACGGTGTCCCACCTGGCCGGCGACGGCGGCCGGTACATCACCGGCACCGCGATCACCGTCGACGGCGGATTCGCCGCCTGACCGTTCCGCCTGACCTACCCCCTCAGGGCGAGGCGGAACCCGAGCACCGGACAGACAACCCTTGGAGAAAAACGTGGACAAGACCCGAACGCCGGTACGCTCCACCCCGGCGCAGCGGTGGGTTCTGGCCCTCAGCTCCCTCGCATCGTTCATCGTGGTGCTGGACATGCTGGTGGTGGCGACCGCGCTGCCCGCCATTCAGCGGGACCTCAACGCGTCGCTCGAGGATCTCGAGTGGACCGTCAACGCCTACACGCTCAGCTTCGCGGTCCTGCTGATGACCGGGTCGGCGCTGGGCGACCGCTACGGGCGACGCCGCCTGTTCGCGATCGGGCTGGGCCTGTTCGCCGCGGCCTCGGCCGCCTGCGCGCTGTCCACCCAGGCGAGCCCGCTGATCGCGGCGCGAGTCGTGCAGGGCGCCGGCGCCGCGATGATCATGCCGGTCGCGCTGGGCGTGCTCAACGGCGCGTTCCCGCCCGAGCGACGTGGCTGGGCGAC is part of the Micromonospora halotolerans genome and encodes:
- a CDS encoding SgcJ/EcaC family oxidoreductase, which codes for MTSTRTQDTDEHAVRALIDAVSAAWADNDVAAFVAHYADDATAVLPGLALLSKAVIRTAMAAAFADQLKGTRRIHRVQDVRFLDNATAIVISRSVTVHASENEPPADRWSIATWVLSDRSGRWLIEAYHDCPAA
- a CDS encoding sigma-70 family RNA polymerase sigma factor, producing MAQAAQDLVREPYAGTDDEEFSRLTEPFRRELLAHCYRMLGSLHDAQDIVQETYLRAWRGFAGFEGRSSLRVWLYRIATSACLTTLNHRSRRVLPSGLGPSGDPDQPLTVAGPDVAWVHPLPDAALPAVDPATIVTTRSSVRLALVAALQYLPARQRAVLILRDVLAWHASEVADLLDTTTDAVNSALARARAHLARTGLTEDMFTEPADPADRMLLDRYAQAFQNADTAALLRVLREDVTMEMPPHLTWFAGRDAVIRFLTTTVFDRAGAVRTIPATANGQPALATYTRGADGLYHPHGLQVLTLTRTGVSRIVSFHDPSLFEPCSLPARIDGSGRPVGGR
- a CDS encoding SDR family oxidoreductase, which encodes MTQLSGRVALVTGGSRGIGAAIAQRLAHDGATVALTYTSAAMKAQAVADKIEAEGGRALVIRADNGDPDEAVGAVEQTVRVLGGIDILVNNAGVFTGGPLDQITLTELDRILAVDVRAVFLASQAAARHMTEGGRIITIGSALTERVPADGMTVYAMCKAALTGLTRGLARDLGPRGITATVVHGGLIDTDMNPADGPAAGLLTGVTALGRYGTAADIAATVSHLAGDGGRYITGTAITVDGGFAA